The proteins below come from a single Zea mays cultivar B73 chromosome 8, Zm-B73-REFERENCE-NAM-5.0, whole genome shotgun sequence genomic window:
- the LOC100276797 gene encoding uncharacterized protein isoform X4 encodes MGDLKEVFRSLQELFPEVDHRILKAIAIEHRKDVDSAVVTVLDEVMPFMTGSAGVDGSVGNLSSMDGSVGNLFGNHSTHEVGSSSSVWRDICINEIDASVYSVQYTSYGDVKTGKQENINNTYVGRLASIEGVNEQLNLHSYPIPNGGQHDLLPNLDVLSSNTDPEKTLANTDNEVGYSGLFSECFSQPPTGEDGGNIIAPQPCDQDPNGMIPVGDYFPQNSSMEFFSGYEDYNFDDGLLPIGSNDQISFRILGTEKDPFAPVLDVPGRDKEESSTETSGFIESSNNVADMLPDLNLNHFTSTASTHSNHSVSIESLEDSVADARSNKVMHYACCALNDLLPSIELVTKMIEDVELLEEKAKVAKHELSVAGTGILAKVEELREMITYAKEANDMHAGKVLGEKAILTTEARELLSRHQRLSDERNKYLVIIEEIHQILAERLVAAQQEIAAAEKENAEKEAAAQAVLDEQEKMMNSIVEESRKLQKEAEENLKLKEFLVERGQIVDMLQGEMAVTCEDVSLLKRVVDERLPLSKLQRSAMSSLSSSLHSSHHKSWTSSDKAIRSPDKHTLAEPASPVGKDLDGNECTVEVSDGNDSGEGILKRVDSKEDVDGWELC; translated from the exons ATGGGTGACCTCAAGGAGGTTTTCCGCTCCCTCCAAGAACTCTTCCCTGAG GTTGATCATCGTATACTAAAGGCTATCGCAATTGAGCATCGTAAAGATGTTGATTCCGCGGTTGTTACTGTTCTTGATGAAGTCATGCCGTTCATGACGGGTTCAGCTGGAGTGGATGGTTCTGTTGGGAATTTGTCATCTATGGATGGTTCTGTTGGGAATTTGTTTGGTAATCACAGCACACATGAAGTGGGAAGTTCATCATCTGTTT GGCGTGATATATGTATCAATGAGATTGATGCAAGTGTTTACTCTGTGCAATACACTTCTTATGGGGATGTCAAAACTGGCAAGCAAGAAAACATAAACAACACATATGTGGGAAGACTTGCATCAATCGAAGGGGTCAATGAGCAACTAAATCTACATTCTTATCCTATCCCAAATGGTGGTCAACATGATTTGCTTCCCAACCTTGATGTGCTATCTTCAAATACCGATCCAGAGAAAACGTTGGCCAACACAGATAATGAAGTTGGATACAGTGGATTATTTAGTGAATGTTTTTCCCAACCACCGACAGGGGAAGATGGTGGTAATATCATAGCCCCACAACCCTGTGATCAAGATCCTAATGGCATGATTCCAGTTGGGGATTACTTTCCACAGAACAGTTCAATGGAGTTCTTCAGTGGCTATGAGGACTACAATTTTGATGACGGCCTTTTGCCTATTGGTTCTAATGATCAAATATCTTTTCGAATTTTGGGTACTGAAAAAGATCCTTTTGCGCCTGTGCTAGATGTTCCTGGTCGAGATAAAGAAGAATCATCCACTGAGACTTCTGGATTTATAGAATCCTCCAATAATGTTGCAGATATGCTTCCTGATCTTAATCTGAACCATTTTACTTCTACGGCTTCAACTCACTCAAACCATTCTGTTAGTATTGAGTCTCTTGAGGATTCTGTTGCTGATGCCAGAAGCAATAAGGTTATGCATTATGCTTGTTGTGCACTG AATGATCTGTTACCTTCTATAGAATTGGTTACAAAAATGATAGAGGATGTTGAGCTTCTAGAAGAAAAGGCTAAAGTGGCCAAACATGAATTGTCCGTTGCTGGGACAGGCATTCTGGCAAAAGTTGAGGAGCTCAGAGAAATGATAACTTATGCGAAGGAAGCAAATGATATG CATGCTGGTAAGGTTTTAGGCGAGAAAGCTATTTTAACCACAGAGGCACGTGAGCTTCTATCACGACATCAGAGGCTTTCGGATGAGAGGAATAAATATCTGGTGATAATTGAAGAG ATACACCAAATTCTTGCTGAAAGATTGGTTGCTGCACAACAAGAAATTGCAGCAGCTGAGAAAGAAAATGCTGAAAAGGAGGCTGCTGCTCAGGCAGTACTCGATGAACAGGAAAAAATGATGAATTCTATCGTAGAAGAATCAAGAAAGCTGCAGAAAGAAGCTGAGGAGAACCTGAAG CTGAAGGAATTCTTGGTTGAGCGCGGTCAAATTGTTGATATGCTGCA AGGTGAGATGGCTGTGACATGTGAGGACGTTTCGTTGCTCAAGCGAGTGGTAGATGAGCGCCTACCGTTGAGCAAGTTGCAGCGCTCAGCTATGTCGAGCCTCTCTTCTTCACTGCATTCTTCTCATCACAAGAGCTGGACTTCCTCGGATAAAGCCATTAGATCTCCAGATAAGCACACCCTTGCTGAACCTGCAAGCCCAGTGGGGAAAGATCTGGATGGCAACGAGTGCACCGTGGAAGTGTCAGATGGCAACGACAGTGGTGAAGGCATTTTGAAGCGCGTGGATTCCAAGGAGGATGTCGATGGATGGGAGCTTTGCTGA
- the LOC100276797 gene encoding uncharacterized protein isoform X2, whose protein sequence is MGDLKEVFRSLQELFPEVDHRILKAIAIEHRKDVDSAVVTVLDEVMPFMTGSAGVDGSVGNLSSMDGSVGNLFGNHSTHEVGSSSSVWRDICINEIDASVYSVQYTSYGDVKTGKQENINNTYVGRLASIEGVNEQLNLHSYPIPNGGQHDLLPNLDVLSSNTDPEKTLANTDNEVGYSGLFSECFSQPPTGEDGGNIIAPQPCDQDPNGMIPVGDYFPQNSSMEFFSGYEDYNFDDGLLPIGSNDQISFRILGTEKDPFAPVLDVPGRDKEESSTETSGFIESSNNVADMLPDLNLNHFTSTASTHSNHSVSIESLEDSVADARSNKERAAHAVVLMLLLGFDRRRLQVQGDTVQYGCSVEGAVLGSFDNDLLPSIELVTKMIEDVELLEEKAKVAKHELSVAGTGILAKVEELREMITYAKEANDMHAGKVLGEKAILTTEARELLSRHQRLSDERNKYLVIIEEIHQILAERLVAAQQEIAAAEKENAEKEAAAQAVLDEQEKMMNSIVEESRKLQKEAEENLKLKEFLVERGQIVDMLQGEMAVTCEDVSLLKRVVDERLPLSKLQRSAMSSLSSSLHSSHHKSWTSSDKAIRSPDKHTLAEPASPVGKDLDGNECTVEVSDGNDSGEGILKRVDSKEDVDGWELC, encoded by the exons ATGGGTGACCTCAAGGAGGTTTTCCGCTCCCTCCAAGAACTCTTCCCTGAG GTTGATCATCGTATACTAAAGGCTATCGCAATTGAGCATCGTAAAGATGTTGATTCCGCGGTTGTTACTGTTCTTGATGAAGTCATGCCGTTCATGACGGGTTCAGCTGGAGTGGATGGTTCTGTTGGGAATTTGTCATCTATGGATGGTTCTGTTGGGAATTTGTTTGGTAATCACAGCACACATGAAGTGGGAAGTTCATCATCTGTTT GGCGTGATATATGTATCAATGAGATTGATGCAAGTGTTTACTCTGTGCAATACACTTCTTATGGGGATGTCAAAACTGGCAAGCAAGAAAACATAAACAACACATATGTGGGAAGACTTGCATCAATCGAAGGGGTCAATGAGCAACTAAATCTACATTCTTATCCTATCCCAAATGGTGGTCAACATGATTTGCTTCCCAACCTTGATGTGCTATCTTCAAATACCGATCCAGAGAAAACGTTGGCCAACACAGATAATGAAGTTGGATACAGTGGATTATTTAGTGAATGTTTTTCCCAACCACCGACAGGGGAAGATGGTGGTAATATCATAGCCCCACAACCCTGTGATCAAGATCCTAATGGCATGATTCCAGTTGGGGATTACTTTCCACAGAACAGTTCAATGGAGTTCTTCAGTGGCTATGAGGACTACAATTTTGATGACGGCCTTTTGCCTATTGGTTCTAATGATCAAATATCTTTTCGAATTTTGGGTACTGAAAAAGATCCTTTTGCGCCTGTGCTAGATGTTCCTGGTCGAGATAAAGAAGAATCATCCACTGAGACTTCTGGATTTATAGAATCCTCCAATAATGTTGCAGATATGCTTCCTGATCTTAATCTGAACCATTTTACTTCTACGGCTTCAACTCACTCAAACCATTCTGTTAGTATTGAGTCTCTTGAGGATTCTGTTGCTGATGCCAGAAGCAATAAG GAACGTGCTGCCCATGCCGTCGTCCTGATGCTGTTGCTCGGATTTGACCGCAGACGCCTCCAAGTCCAAGGTGACACTGTACAGTACGGCTGTAGTGTCGAGGGTGCTGTTCTCGGCTCCTTTGAT AATGATCTGTTACCTTCTATAGAATTGGTTACAAAAATGATAGAGGATGTTGAGCTTCTAGAAGAAAAGGCTAAAGTGGCCAAACATGAATTGTCCGTTGCTGGGACAGGCATTCTGGCAAAAGTTGAGGAGCTCAGAGAAATGATAACTTATGCGAAGGAAGCAAATGATATG CATGCTGGTAAGGTTTTAGGCGAGAAAGCTATTTTAACCACAGAGGCACGTGAGCTTCTATCACGACATCAGAGGCTTTCGGATGAGAGGAATAAATATCTGGTGATAATTGAAGAG ATACACCAAATTCTTGCTGAAAGATTGGTTGCTGCACAACAAGAAATTGCAGCAGCTGAGAAAGAAAATGCTGAAAAGGAGGCTGCTGCTCAGGCAGTACTCGATGAACAGGAAAAAATGATGAATTCTATCGTAGAAGAATCAAGAAAGCTGCAGAAAGAAGCTGAGGAGAACCTGAAG CTGAAGGAATTCTTGGTTGAGCGCGGTCAAATTGTTGATATGCTGCA AGGTGAGATGGCTGTGACATGTGAGGACGTTTCGTTGCTCAAGCGAGTGGTAGATGAGCGCCTACCGTTGAGCAAGTTGCAGCGCTCAGCTATGTCGAGCCTCTCTTCTTCACTGCATTCTTCTCATCACAAGAGCTGGACTTCCTCGGATAAAGCCATTAGATCTCCAGATAAGCACACCCTTGCTGAACCTGCAAGCCCAGTGGGGAAAGATCTGGATGGCAACGAGTGCACCGTGGAAGTGTCAGATGGCAACGACAGTGGTGAAGGCATTTTGAAGCGCGTGGATTCCAAGGAGGATGTCGATGGATGGGAGCTTTGCTGA
- the LOC100276797 gene encoding uncharacterized protein LOC100276797 — protein MGDLKEVFRSLQELFPEVDHRILKAIAIEHRKDVDSAVVTVLDEVMPFMTGSAGVDGSVGNLSSMDGSVGNLFGNHSTHEVGSSSSVWRDICINEIDASVYSVQYTSYGDVKTGKQENINNTYVGRLASIEGVNEQLNLHSYPIPNGGQHDLLPNLDVLSSNTDPEKTLANTDNEVGYSGLFSECFSQPPTGEDGGNIIAPQPCDQDPNGMIPVGDYFPQNSSMEFFSGYEDYNFDDGLLPIGSNDQISFRILGTEKDPFAPVLDVPGRDKEESSTETSGFIESSNNVADMLPDLNLNHFTSTASTHSNHSVSIESLEDSVADARSNKNDLLPSIELVTKMIEDVELLEEKAKVAKHELSVAGTGILAKVEELREMITYAKEANDMHAGKVLGEKAILTTEARELLSRHQRLSDERNKYLVIIEEIHQILAERLVAAQQEIAAAEKENAEKEAAAQAVLDEQEKMMNSIVEESRKLQKEAEENLKLKEFLVERGQIVDMLQGEMAVTCEDVSLLKRVVDERLPLSKLQRSAMSSLSSSLHSSHHKSWTSSDKAIRSPDKHTLAEPASPVGKDLDGNECTVEVSDGNDSGEGILKRVDSKEDVDGWELC, from the exons ATGGGTGACCTCAAGGAGGTTTTCCGCTCCCTCCAAGAACTCTTCCCTGAG GTTGATCATCGTATACTAAAGGCTATCGCAATTGAGCATCGTAAAGATGTTGATTCCGCGGTTGTTACTGTTCTTGATGAAGTCATGCCGTTCATGACGGGTTCAGCTGGAGTGGATGGTTCTGTTGGGAATTTGTCATCTATGGATGGTTCTGTTGGGAATTTGTTTGGTAATCACAGCACACATGAAGTGGGAAGTTCATCATCTGTTT GGCGTGATATATGTATCAATGAGATTGATGCAAGTGTTTACTCTGTGCAATACACTTCTTATGGGGATGTCAAAACTGGCAAGCAAGAAAACATAAACAACACATATGTGGGAAGACTTGCATCAATCGAAGGGGTCAATGAGCAACTAAATCTACATTCTTATCCTATCCCAAATGGTGGTCAACATGATTTGCTTCCCAACCTTGATGTGCTATCTTCAAATACCGATCCAGAGAAAACGTTGGCCAACACAGATAATGAAGTTGGATACAGTGGATTATTTAGTGAATGTTTTTCCCAACCACCGACAGGGGAAGATGGTGGTAATATCATAGCCCCACAACCCTGTGATCAAGATCCTAATGGCATGATTCCAGTTGGGGATTACTTTCCACAGAACAGTTCAATGGAGTTCTTCAGTGGCTATGAGGACTACAATTTTGATGACGGCCTTTTGCCTATTGGTTCTAATGATCAAATATCTTTTCGAATTTTGGGTACTGAAAAAGATCCTTTTGCGCCTGTGCTAGATGTTCCTGGTCGAGATAAAGAAGAATCATCCACTGAGACTTCTGGATTTATAGAATCCTCCAATAATGTTGCAGATATGCTTCCTGATCTTAATCTGAACCATTTTACTTCTACGGCTTCAACTCACTCAAACCATTCTGTTAGTATTGAGTCTCTTGAGGATTCTGTTGCTGATGCCAGAAGCAATAAG AATGATCTGTTACCTTCTATAGAATTGGTTACAAAAATGATAGAGGATGTTGAGCTTCTAGAAGAAAAGGCTAAAGTGGCCAAACATGAATTGTCCGTTGCTGGGACAGGCATTCTGGCAAAAGTTGAGGAGCTCAGAGAAATGATAACTTATGCGAAGGAAGCAAATGATATG CATGCTGGTAAGGTTTTAGGCGAGAAAGCTATTTTAACCACAGAGGCACGTGAGCTTCTATCACGACATCAGAGGCTTTCGGATGAGAGGAATAAATATCTGGTGATAATTGAAGAG ATACACCAAATTCTTGCTGAAAGATTGGTTGCTGCACAACAAGAAATTGCAGCAGCTGAGAAAGAAAATGCTGAAAAGGAGGCTGCTGCTCAGGCAGTACTCGATGAACAGGAAAAAATGATGAATTCTATCGTAGAAGAATCAAGAAAGCTGCAGAAAGAAGCTGAGGAGAACCTGAAG CTGAAGGAATTCTTGGTTGAGCGCGGTCAAATTGTTGATATGCTGCA AGGTGAGATGGCTGTGACATGTGAGGACGTTTCGTTGCTCAAGCGAGTGGTAGATGAGCGCCTACCGTTGAGCAAGTTGCAGCGCTCAGCTATGTCGAGCCTCTCTTCTTCACTGCATTCTTCTCATCACAAGAGCTGGACTTCCTCGGATAAAGCCATTAGATCTCCAGATAAGCACACCCTTGCTGAACCTGCAAGCCCAGTGGGGAAAGATCTGGATGGCAACGAGTGCACCGTGGAAGTGTCAGATGGCAACGACAGTGGTGAAGGCATTTTGAAGCGCGTGGATTCCAAGGAGGATGTCGATGGATGGGAGCTTTGCTGA